From a region of the Argiope bruennichi chromosome 8, qqArgBrue1.1, whole genome shotgun sequence genome:
- the LOC129980690 gene encoding uncharacterized protein LOC129980690: MKKSEIIRLIEESDVYKNDNEVVKDAVDQIIGNKNQKSDQDSEIELERLRLERAKIELQLAQLRATENSTQTSVNVESKTEPEESLDSLLKSVRILCIKPPSKAQDWGFFFTSLERALNTKKVPEKYKAEILLNLLRERASNILTYIAEKDLNNYEEIKSIVLREFEPTAQAVLENFRYATRDNETHVQFASGLMTSFEYYLKLRGVKDLETLKQLIVSDKLFQTLDKETATHINIRQNQKWFTPLELGKECDLYFASKGGSVSSSVKLNSNYCGLICGAEELNSNLRKFWEIEEMGNELPKSKENAICEEHYARTHRRDETGKYTVAMPFKEHCSCLGNSRDIALKRLESLWTRLSRDQKYLKLYSDFLKEYEELGHMSEIQDESVEPEVTYYMPHHGIYRPQKTTTKLRTVFNASTLTSSGKSLNSIQYNGGVIQDDLFTLLIRFRKHIFAFTSDIRQMYRMINIDESQRNLQRILWKEGANEPVKTYQLNTVTYGTVSAPYLAMRTLKQISIDEGKNFPSAASVLCHEFYMDDVLSGASTLEETKTLQHELVGILKTAQMSLHKWCVNTSELIPATEKEYEFSSTDEIKTLGIAWKAKTDCFTFKVDLQHNVYPTKRSVLSIIAGLFDPLGLLGPVITKAKIFMQQLWLLKIDWGEMLPEKEASEWQEFVTSLRNLNDINIERCIVIPNAEVNELHGFCDASEKAHGAAIYARTVDSAGEVKVKLIASKSRVSPIKQVTIPRLELCSAVLLSKLMRKVKNALKMDITSVSYYSDSTIVLSWMRKESRDLKTFVANRVAIIQESTEMNQWHHVPSEQNPADVISRGLDPTRMQQSDLWWFGPIFLQELVVSFPGDCDDIHDSLDSSVQNRDVAAFNCEIKALKKGENVNKSEVSCLNPFLDPNGVLRVGGRLSNSDLSYDKKFPILLPKNHKFTLLVMQYFHLKYLHVGAQTLLYLVRREYWSLSGRNTAREIIHDCVICAKTKPRTVTQIMGNLPTNRVKPSYPFTHVGIDFCGPFYIKYKGQRKGNYQKCYVAVFICFATKAIHLEIVTDLTAEAMIATLKRFFSRRGVSSSICSDNATNFKGANSDLKRLQNMIGRPPEPLANYLTTEQVTWKFIPPRSPNFGGLWEAGDKSFKHHLKRVVGNARLTMEQFLTIVIQIEGILNSRPLTPLSSDPNNFEILTPGHFLIGRPINCIPDPDYSERKDNLLSQWQRLSKMVQTIWKKWKLDYLNNLQARHKWHLVYNEANIMQSVHTCGTLEEKIL, encoded by the exons atgaaaaagagtgaaataatacGTTTAATTGAGGAGAGTGATGTGTACAAAAATGACAACGAAGTTGTTAAAGATGCTGTAGATCAAATAATAgggaataaaaaccaaaaatccGATCAGGATAGTGAAATAGAACTAGAGCGTCTTAGATTAGAGAGAgctaaaatagaattacaattagcGCAATTAAGGGCTACTGAAAATAGTACTCAGACTTCCGTTAATGTAGAGAGTAAAACCGAACCAGAAGAGTCTCTGGATAGCTTATTAAAGTCTGTGAGAATATTGTGTATTAAACCACCGAGCAAAGCTCAGGATTGGggtttcttttttacttcgttAGAGAGAGCACTTAATACTAAAAAGGTTCCTGAGAAATATAAAgcagagattttattaaatttattaagagaaaGAGCTTCTAACATCCTGACTTATATTGCTGAGAAAGacttaaataattatgaagaaattaaatcaattgtacTAAGAGAATTCGAGCCAACAGCGCAAGCggttttagagaattttagatATGCTACTAGAGATAATGAAACTCATGTGCAATTCGCGTCAGGCTTAATGacgagttttgaatattatttaaaattaaggggTGTTAAAGATTTGGAGACCCTAAAACAATTGATAGTTTcggataaattattccaaacgctGGATAAAGAAACAGCAACTCATATTAATATTAGGCAAAATCAAAAGTGGTTTACACCTCTCGAGTTAGGAAAAGAATGTGATCTTTATTTTGCTTCCAAAG GAGGTAGCGTTTCGagttcagttaaattaaattctaactatTGCGGTTTAATATGTGGagcagaagaattaaattcaaacttgagaaaattttgggagatTGAGGAAATGGGTAATGAATTACCTAAAAGTAAAGAGAATGCTATTTGTGAGGAGCATTATGCGCGAACACATAGAAGAGATGAGACAGGAAAATATACTGTGGCGATGCCATTTAAAGAGCATTGTTCATGTCTAGGGAATTCAAGGGATATTGCTCTAAAACGACTCGAATCGCTGTGGACTCGCCTGTCTAGAgaccaaaaatatctgaaactgtaTTCTGATTTTCTGAAGGAGTATGAGGAGTTAGGCCACATGAGCGAGATACAAGATGAAAGTGTTGAACCTGAAGTGACATATTATATGCCTCATCATGGCATCTATAGGCCTCAAAAAACGACGACTAAACTACGTACTGTGTTTAATGCGTCCACCTTGACTAGTAGTGGAAAATCGCTCAACTCAATTCAGTATAACGGCGGAGTGATTCAAGACGATCTATTTACATTGCTAATTAGATTCAGAaagcatatatttgcatttacttcAGATATTCGTCAGATGTATCGTATGATCAATATAGATGAGAGTCAAAGAAATCTCCaaagaattttatggaaagaggGAGCTAATGAGCCCGTTAAAACGTATCAGCTAAATACGGTTACCTACGGAACGGTTAGCGCTCCATATCTAGCCATGAGAACACTTAAGCAAATTTCCATTGACGAGGGAAAAAACTTTCCAAGTGCTGCATCAGTCTTGTGCCATGAATTTTATATGGACGACGTTTTAAGTGGAGCGAGTACATTGGAAGAGACAAAAACTTTGCAACATGAACTTGTTGGCATTCTAAAAACTGCCCAGATGTCATTACACAAGTGGTGTGTAAATACTTCCGAGCTTATTCCTGCTACGGAGAAAGAGTATGAGTTCTCATCTACAGATGAAATTAAGACTTTAGGGATTGCCTGGAAGGCTAAAACTGACTGCTTTACCTTTAAAGTAGATTTACAGCATAATGTCTATCCTACCAAAAGGTCGGTCTTATCCATTATCGCCGGACTTTTTGATCCACTTGGGTTACTTGGGCCAGTGATCACAAAGGCAAAAATATTCATGCAACAATTGTGGTTGCTCAAGATCGATTGGGGTGAAATGCTTCCCGAGAAAGAAGCTAGTGAATGGCAAGAGTTTGTAACATCTTTAAGAAACTTAAATGACATTAACATAGAAAGATGTATTGTCATTCCAAACGCGGAAGTGAATGAGCTTCATGGATTCTGTGACGCGTCTGAAAAGGCACATGGCGCTGCAATCTACGCCAGAACAGTCGATTCAGCGGGTGAAGTGAAAGTGAAGCTAATCGCGAGTAAATCTCGTGTGTCACCAATCAAGCAGGTAACTATACCTCGTTTAGAATTATGCAGTGCCGTTCTGCTCTCCAAATTGATGCGGAaggtaaaaaatgcattaaaaatggatattacgTCAGTATCGTATTATTCGGACTCTACAATCGTGCTTTCGTGGATGAGAAAAGAGTCACGAgacttaaaaacatttgttgcgAACAGAGTGGCTATAATTCAAGAATCCACAGAAATGAATCAGTGGCATCACGTTCCTTCCGAACAAAATCCCGCTGACGTCATTTCAAGAGGACTTGATCCAACGAGAATGCAACAAAGTGACTTATGGTGGTTTGGTCCAATATTTCTCCAAGAACTGGTTGTGAGCTTTCCTGGTGATTGCGACGACATCCACGATTCATTGGACAGTTCTGTGCAGAACAGGGAT GTAGCTGcctttaattgtgaaataaaagccctaaaaaaaggtgaaaatgttAATAAGAGTGAGGTAAGTTGCTTGAACCCATTTCTAGACCCAAACGGTGTCTTACGTGTTGGAGGAAGACTAAGTAATTCTGATTTATCATATGATAAAAAGTTTCCCATATTACTTCCAAAGAATCACAAATTCACGTTGTTagttatgcaatattttcatcttaaatatttgcATGTTGGTGCACAAACATTGTTGTATTTGGTAAGACGGGAATATTGGTCATTATCTGGCAGAAATACAGCCAGAGAAATTATTCATGATTGTGTTATTTGTGCTAAAACTAAACCTAGAACGGTAACCCAAATTATGGGAAATCTCCCAACTAATAGAGTTAAACCTAGTTATCCTTTTACTCATGTTGGGATAGACTTTTGTGGACCTTTCTATATTAAATACAAGGGTCAGAGGAaaggaaattatcaaaaatgttatgtGGCTGTTTTCATTTGCTTTGCTACTAAGGCAATCCACTTGGAAATAGTCACTGACTTAACTGCAGAGGCAATGATTGCCACTTTAAAGCGCTTTTTTAGCAGAAGAGGTGTTAGTTCCTCTATCTGTTCTGATAATGCAACTAATTTCAAAGGGGCCAATTCAGATTTGAAACGTTTGCAAAATATGATTGGTAGACCCCCAGAGCCATTAGCTAATTACTTAACAACTGAACAAGTgacatggaaatttattccacCAAGGTCACCTAACTTCGGTGGCTTATGGGAGGCGGGTGATAAATCTTTCAAACACCATTTAAAGAGAGTTGTTGGTAATGCGCGTTTAACAATGGAACAGTTTTTGACTATTGTTATTCAAATTGAAGGTATTCTAAACAGTCGCCCACTGACACCTTTGTCATCAGatccaaacaattttgaaattttgacccCAGGCCATTTTTTAATCGGCCGTCCCATAAATTGTATTCCTGATCCAGATTATTCAGAGAGAAAAGATAATCTTTTATCTCAATGGCAAAGATTGAGCAAAATGGTccaaacaatttggaaaaaatggaaattagacTACTTAAATAATTTGCAAGCCAGACACAAATGGCA TTTAGTTTATAATGAGGCTAATATTATGCAATCTGTTCATACTTGTGGAACTCTAGAGGAGAAAATCCTCTGA